One genomic window of uncultured delta proteobacterium includes the following:
- a CDS encoding hypothetical protein (Evidence 5 : No homology to any previously reported sequences) — MQNNAQGAGKYFNGGEEHERAYAAGKYENPEVVAAFIKEESDSGHFHYWTHEKLHAYLEKKGFKKKS; from the coding sequence ATGCAGAATAACGCTCAGGGCGCGGGAAAATATTTCAACGGCGGCGAGGAGCACGAACGCGCGTACGCAGCGGGAAAATATGAAAATCCGGAGGTTGTCGCGGCGTTTATCAAAGAGGAAAGCGATTCGGGCCACTTCCATTATTGGACCCACGAAAAGCTGCACGCCTATCTGGAAAAAAAGGGTTTCAAGAAAAAATCGTAA
- a CDS encoding Methyltransferase, cyclopropane fatty acid synthase translates to MHTFTDDFDRAVLLETMMGPNAMRITEELAFFLPITRGMRILDLGCGMGLSSILLAQKYGATVFAADLWISPADNYARFTALGLADRIIPVFADATKGLPFAEGYFDMLVTVDAYHYFGANETVLGTLLPYVKKGGHIGMAVPGLQRDFPDGAVPEAMRPFWQPDMNFHSASWWRALWEKERGIRLETCREMDCLKQAWKDWLQSPNPYAQGDIAMMEAEGGKYFSLVQMTATVL, encoded by the coding sequence ATGCATACCTTTACAGACGACTTTGACCGCGCCGTTCTGCTGGAAACCATGATGGGCCCCAACGCCATGCGGATAACGGAAGAGCTCGCGTTCTTCCTGCCCATCACGCGCGGCATGCGCATCCTGGATCTCGGCTGCGGCATGGGCCTCTCTTCTATCCTGCTGGCGCAAAAATACGGCGCCACCGTGTTCGCGGCGGATCTCTGGATATCCCCGGCGGACAATTACGCCCGTTTTACCGCTCTGGGGCTTGCGGACCGCATCATTCCCGTTTTCGCGGACGCGACAAAGGGCCTGCCCTTTGCCGAGGGGTACTTCGACATGCTCGTCACCGTGGATGCCTACCACTATTTCGGGGCCAACGAGACCGTGCTGGGCACGCTGTTACCGTATGTGAAAAAGGGCGGGCATATCGGCATGGCCGTGCCGGGTTTGCAGCGGGATTTCCCGGACGGCGCCGTCCCGGAAGCAATGCGGCCGTTCTGGCAGCCGGACATGAACTTCCATTCCGCCTCCTGGTGGCGCGCGCTCTGGGAAAAGGAACGCGGCATCCGTCTGGAGACCTGCCGGGAAATGGACTGCCTGAAACAAGCCTGGAAGGATTGGCTCCAAAGCCCCAACCCTTACGCCCAAGGCGATATCGCCATGATGGAAGCCGAGGGCGGCAAATACTTCAGCCTGGTGCAGATGACGGCCACCGTGCTGTGA